A region of Toxorhynchites rutilus septentrionalis strain SRP chromosome 1, ASM2978413v1, whole genome shotgun sequence DNA encodes the following proteins:
- the LOC129761537 gene encoding uncharacterized protein LOC129761537: MTEPGTGNVAASIAVELPDFWKTDPVMWFPQAEAQFHLAKIVNDETKFYHIVAKVDQSVICHIADLVAVPPADNKYKAVKDRLIARFALSAENRFEQLLGAHDLGDMRPTHLLAKMGELSTGLGMDNNLLRMIFIQRLPANIRQILTCHDGSIEKLAEMADKITDATNNHASAVAAVNNESTSNLNGERKLVEQIEMLTAEIRRLKVPKSDRGRSLSRNRSGSHSSSRSAMPKTMLMEFKKLGPSPPLSAVVAGESESHRLVFLDRTNNRRFLVDTGSDVTILPASRRDRLDDAVGQHLHAANGSQIRTFGTRFVPVDLGLRRRFTWNFLIADVTMPIIGADFLAHFGILVDLKNRKLIDGQTGLKSSGGMMNAALHTVTLIGADHPFHDLLIEYREITSPSTLQSATQCDVTHHIVTSGPPVASKVRRMHPDKLKAAKEEFRLMCDLGICRPSSSSWASPLHCVLKKTDNGASLVTIVA; encoded by the exons ATGACGGAACCTGGAACCGGAAACGTGGCAGCATCTATTGCGGTGGAATTGCCGGATTTTTGGAAAACCGATCCGGTTATGTGGTTTCCGCAGGCGGAAGCGCAGTTTCACCTAGCGAAAATCGTAAACGACGAAACCAAGTTTTACCACATCGTGGCCAAAGTGGACCAATCAGTCATTTGCCACATTGCTGATTTGGTAGCTGTTCCTCCTGCAGACAACAAATACAAGGCCGTAAAGGATCGTCTGATTGCCCGCTTCGCCCTGTCTGCCGAGAATCGTTTTGAGCAGCTGCTGGGAGCACACGATCTCGGCGATATGCGCCCAACGCATCTTTTGGCAAAGATGGGAGAGCTGTCGACCGGTTTGGGCATGGACAACAATCTGCTCAGAATGATTTTCATTCAACGTCTTCCGGCAAATATTCGCCAAATCCTCACGTGTCACGACGGTTCCATCGAAAAACTGGCTGAAATGGCAGACAAGATAACCGACGCTACAAACAATCATGCCTCTGCAGTTGCCGCTGTCAACAACGAATCAACATCCAACCTTAACGGTGAACGGAAGCTAGTGGAGCAGATCGAAATGCTGACAGCGGAAATTCGGCGTCTGAAAGTTCCCAAGTCGGACCGCGGTCGTTCGCTTTCGCGAAATCGAAGTGGTTCTCATTCGTCTTCACGATCCG CGATGCCGAAAACCATGCTCATGGAGTTCAAAAAACTAGGACCCTCCCCACCATTATCGGCGGTGGTAGCCGGGGAGTCTGAAAGTCACCGACTGGTTTTTTTGGACAGAACGAATAATAGACGATTTCTCGTAGATACTGGGTCAGACGTCACAATATTGCCTGCTTCGAGGAGAGATCGTTTGGACGATGCTGTAGGGCAGCACCTTCACGCAGCCAACGGAAGTCAAATTCGGACATTTGGAACGAGATTCGTACCTGTTGATTTGGGATTGAGACGCAGATTCACGTGGAATTTCCTTATTGCTGACGTAACGATGCCAATAATCGGCGCAGATTTTTTGGCACACTTCGGAATACTTGTCGACTTGAAAAATCGTAAGCTGATAGATGGGCAAACAGGTTTGAAGTCTTCTGGCGGAATGATGAACGCTGCTCTGCATACTGTAACACTTATCGGTGCTGATCATCCGTTCCACGATTTGCTCATCGAGTACCGAGAAATAACATCTCCGTCGACACTTCAATCGGCCACACAGTGTGACGTAACGCACCACATAGTTACTAGTGGACCACCAGTGGCATCTAAAGTTCGGCGGATGCATCCGGACAAGCTTAAAGCAGCTAAGGAAGAGTTTCGTCTTATGTGTGACCTTGGAATCTGCAGACCATCTAGCAGCAGTTGGGCAAGTCCTTTGCACTGTGTACTTAAAAAAACGGACAATGGCGCTTCGTTGGTGACTATCGTCGCCTAA
- the LOC129762889 gene encoding uncharacterized protein LOC129762889, with amino-acid sequence MSNGKKFFNPKTGENHGIFGYHYLKFHRMRDPKWTQGDKIIQYSGISKLYERDGELKRLETILKRKNKQLYTKKIHIAIKDNTSTLHVATVGDSQRVKNCFLDHLRIQRAYNALMIERILEKLDQEKCVKRKILNLHTHRLCTLAKYYEGELMKLSTLQDRTKFSDPQELYEEIEAKHYELELRNYSTRSRTASAVTRAYNIAITVMLKDSIYYDSVLSSLQEDLVEQDRFIQKTIRTGIPAMKNIQSLQQEFENLNTKTSQRLSNHFNELIKQQEILNTNNTTVKTLVRRDSDFEVNPLRYNRDTQSMTDLKIERDAIEIQLKKLKNTTSCGHPKQIYPRVKQQRRDNKLIKKRLTRREFDSKKEQIETELAQINHDELLHDYTPDELRRKIECKSVEDDIVREKKKQDEILAQDEELEEVNRTLKTSFEHILDIMKNMETESNAGTVQRALNTARFDTSIAPTKVDCAVLIPNAKERINYLMKLNSAAVDQSCLYSKEYQTDILEERNEYQLRNMKETRRSIMDSITIEDPNIFTRKQIKLMSEAIVKKNMKQDD; translated from the exons ATGTCaaatgggaaaaagtttttcaacccAAAAACTGGAGAAAACCATGGAATTTTTGGCTATCATTATTTGAAATTTCACCGCATGAGAGATCCGAAATGGACTCAAGGAGATAAAATAATCCAGTATAGCGGAATTTCAAAATTATACG AACGCGATGGGGAACTGAAGCGACTTGAAACCATATTGAAACGCAAAAACAAACAGCTATATACTAAGAAAATTCACATAGCTATCAAAGACAATACCAGCACATTGCACGTCGCCACCGTCGGAGATAGTCAACGCGTTAAAAACTGTTTCCTTGATCACCTGAGAATTCAGAGGGCCTATAATGCCCTGATGATTGAG AGGATTCTTGAAAAGCTAGACCAGGAAAAGTGTGTAAAGCGTAAGATTCTCAACCTTCATACCCATCGGCTCTGCACTCTAGCCAAATATTACGAAGGCGAATTG ATGAAATTGTCGACACTGCAAGACAGGACGAAATTTTCCGATCCGCAAGAATTATACGAAGAGATCGAGGCAAAACATTATGAACTGGAGCTGCGCAACTATAGCACACGTTCTCGCACGGCAAGCGCTGTTACCAGAGCTTATAACATTGCCATCACGGTTATGTTGAAG GACTCAATATACTATGATTCTGTACTGAGCTCACTACAGGAGGACTTAGTAGAGCAGGAtagattcattcaaaaaactatAAGAACGGGAATTCCAGCAATGAAAAATATCCAAAGTTTGCAGCAGGAGTTCGAG AACTTGAACACAAAAACCAGCCAGAGACTATCAAATCACTTCAATGAGTTAATAAAACAGCAGGAAATTCTAAACACAAATAATACAACCGTGAAAACCCTCGTGAGAAGAGAT AGTGACTTTGAAGTGAACCCACTTCGTTACAATCGAGACACCCAAAGTATGACAGATCTAAAAATTGAAAGAGATGCGATTGAAATCCAACTGAAGAAATTAAAGAACACCACATCATGTGGGCACCCTAAACAAATCTACCCTAG GGTGAAGCAACAAAGACGTGATAACAAGCTCATAAAGAAGCGTTTGACACGTCGAGAATTTGATAGTAAAAAAGAGCAAATAGAAACTGAATTGGCGCAAATCAATCACGATGAACTGTTGCACGACTACACTCCAGATGAATTACG TCGGAAAATAGAGTGCAAATCTGTTGAAGACGATATCGTTCGTGAGAAGAAAAAACAGGACGAAATATTGGCTCAGGATGAAGAACTTGAAGAAGTAAACAGAACTCTGAAGACTTCTTTCGAacatattttggatattatgaAAAACATGGAAACAGAGTCCAATGCTGGAACAGTCCAGCGCGCTCTCAATACTGCTCGATTTGATACATCAATAGCTCCAACCAAAGTTGACT GTGCAGTTCTCATTCCAAATGCCAAAGAAAGAATCAACTACCTTATGAAGCTTAACAGTGCCGCGGTTGATCAATCGTGTTTGTATTCCAAAGAGTATCAGACTGATATACTAGAAGAGCGTAACGAATATCAgctcagaaatatgaaggaaactAGAAGAT CGATAATGGATAGCATAACGATTGAGGATCCAAATATCTTCACAAGAAAGCAAATCAAACTTATGAGTGAAGCCATcgtgaagaaaaatatgaaacagGATGATTAG